One window from the genome of Jeotgalibaca sp. MA1X17-3 encodes:
- a CDS encoding tyrosine-protein phosphatase has protein sequence MIDIHSHILFGIDDGARTLEDSIAMAELAVAEGITHLLATPHHKNGKFENYKKSILKQVDLLQSELDQRNINLTVFPGQEVRLHGEIIEAIQADEILFADESHRYLLIEFPTLSIPHYAESLFFQLLQQGITPVIVHPERNQEIIENPTILLDFVEKGVLSQLTASSYVGVFGKEIATLSKQFIEADLVHFLASDAHNTRGRSFHMKEGFEKLEKEFGTEKAEWFKQNAKDLVNGDDVDIGNPKEVKKKKGLFNFFK, from the coding sequence ATGATTGATATTCACAGCCACATCCTTTTTGGTATTGATGATGGAGCAAGAACATTAGAGGATTCCATAGCAATGGCTGAATTAGCTGTTGCGGAAGGAATCACTCATTTATTAGCAACGCCACACCATAAGAATGGAAAGTTTGAAAACTATAAAAAAAGTATCCTAAAACAAGTTGACCTGCTTCAAAGTGAATTAGATCAGCGCAATATAAATTTAACGGTATTTCCTGGACAAGAAGTTCGACTTCATGGAGAAATCATAGAAGCAATTCAGGCGGACGAGATTCTTTTTGCTGATGAGAGTCATCGGTATTTACTAATTGAATTTCCAACCCTGTCGATTCCGCATTATGCTGAGTCGCTTTTTTTTCAATTATTGCAACAAGGGATTACACCGGTCATTGTTCATCCAGAACGGAATCAAGAAATTATCGAAAATCCTACTATTCTTTTAGATTTTGTTGAAAAAGGGGTTTTGAGCCAATTAACCGCAAGTAGTTACGTAGGTGTGTTTGGCAAAGAAATTGCGACACTAAGTAAGCAGTTTATAGAAGCTGATTTGGTTCATTTTTTAGCATCTGACGCGCACAATACACGTGGACGTTCCTTCCATATGAAAGAAGGCTTTGAAAAGTTAGAAAAAGAATTTGGAACTGAAAAGGCTGAATGGTTTAAACAAAATGCTAAAGATTTGGTGAATGGCGACGATGTGGATATTGGAAACCCAAAAGAAGTAAAAAAGAAAAAGGGTTTGTTTAATTTCTTTAAGTAA